The following are encoded together in the Peromyscus leucopus breed LL Stock chromosome 1, UCI_PerLeu_2.1, whole genome shotgun sequence genome:
- the Vps33b gene encoding vacuolar protein sorting-associated protein 33B isoform X3 — protein sequence MAFPHRLDAPELPDFSMLKRLARDQLIYLLEQLPGKKDLFIEADLMSPLDRIANVSILKQHEVDKLYKVENKPALSANEQLCFLVRPRIKNMRYIANLVNADKLAGRVRKYKVILTPQKFYACEMVLEEEGVYGDVSCDEWAFSLLPLDVDLLSMELPEFFRDYFLEGDQRWINTVAQALHLLSTLYGPFPNCYGIGRCAKMSYDLWRKLEEEEDSETKGRRPEIGHIFLLDRDMDFVTALCSQVVYEGLVDDTFRIKCGSVDFGPEVTSSDKSLKVLLNAEDKVFSEIRNEHFSNVFGFLSQKARNLQAQYDRRRGMDIKQMKNFVSQELKGLKQEHRLLSLHIGACESIMKKKTKQDFQELIKTEHALLEGFNIRESTSYIEEHIDRQVSPIESLRLMCLLSITENGLIPKDYRSLKTQYLQIPRVDGEYDLKVPRDMAYVFSGAYVPLSCRIIEQVLERRSWQGLDEVVRLLNCSEFAFTDMAKEDKASSESLRLILVVFLGGCTFSEISALRFLGREKGYRFIFLTTAITNSARLMEAMSEVKA from the exons ATGGCTTTCCCCCATCGACTGGACGCCCCTGAGCTGCCGGACTTCTCTATGCTCAAAAGGCTGGCTCGAGACCAGCTCATCTATCTACTGGAGCAG CTGCCTGGAAAAAAGGATTTGTTCATTGAGGCAGATCTCATGAGCCCTTTGGATCGAATTGCTAATGTCTCCATCCTGAAG CAACATGAAGTAGACAAGCTGTACAAGGTGGAGAACAAGCCGGCCCTCAGCGCCAATGAACA ATTGTGCTTCTTGGTCAGACCCCGCATCAAGAATATGCGCTACATTGCTA ATCTTGTCAATGCTGACAAACTGGCGGGCCGAGTTAGAAAATATAAAGTCATCTTAACTCCTCAGAAG ttttatGCATGTGAGATGGTGCTTGAGGAAGAGGGAGTCTATGGAG atGTGAGCTGTGATGAATGGGCCTTTTCTCTGCTGCCTCTTGATGTAGATCTGCTGAGCATGGAACTGCCGGAATTCTTCAGGGATTACTTCCTG GAAGGGGATCAGCGTTGGATCAACACTGTGGCTCAGGCCCTGCACCTTCTCAGCACTCTCTATGGACCCTTTCCTAACTGCTACGGCATTGGCAGATGTGCCAAG ATGTCATATGATCTctggaggaagctggaggaggaggaggacagtgaAACGAAAGGTCGAAGACCAGAGATCGGACACATCTTTCTCCTAGACAGAG ACATGGACTTTGTGACAGCACTTTGCTCCCAAGTGGTTTACGAGGGCTTGGTAGATGACACTTTCCGAATCAAGTGTG GGAGTGTCGACTTTGGCCCAGAAGTCACATCCTCCGACAAGAGCCTGAAAGTGCTACTCAACGCTGAGGACAAG GTGTTCAGTGAGATCCGTAACGAGCACTTCTCCAATGTCTTCGGCTTCTTGAGCCAGAAGGCCCGGAACTTGCAGGCTCAGTATGAT CGCCGGAGAGGCATGGACATAAAGCAGATGAAGAACTTCGTGTCCCAAGAGCTCAAGGGACTAAAACAGGAGCATCGCCTGCTGAGTCTGC ATATCGGGGCCTGTGAATCAATCATGAAGAAGAAAACTAAGCAGGACTTCCAGGAGCTCATTAAGACTGAGCATG CACTGCTGGAGGGCTTCAACATCCGAGAGAGCACCAGCTACATTGAGGAGCACATAGACCGGCAG GTGTCGCCTATAGAGAGCCTTCGCCTCATGTGCCTTTTGTCCATCACTGAGAACG GCTTGATCCCCAAGGATTACAGGTCCCTGAAAACACAGTATCTGCAG ATCCCACGTGTAGATGGGGAGTATGACCTGAAAGTGCCCCGAGACATGGCTTATGTCTTCAGTGGTGCCTATGTGCCTCTGAGCTGCCGAATCATTGAGCAG GTGCTGGAGCGGCGGAGCTGGCAGGGCCTTGATGAAGTGGTGCGGTTGCTGAACTGCAGTGAATTCGCATTCACAG acatggctaAAGAAGACAAGGCTTCCAGTGAGTCTTTGCGCCTCATCTTGGTCGTGTTCTTGGGGGGCTGCACATTCTCAGAGATATCAGCCCTGCGGTTCCTGGGCAGAGAAAAAG GGTACAGATTCATCTTTCTGACAACAGCCATTACAAACAGTGCTCGCCTCATGGAAGCCATGAGTGAGGTGAAAGCCTGA
- the Vps33b gene encoding vacuolar protein sorting-associated protein 33B isoform X1: MAFPHRLDAPELPDFSMLKRLARDQLIYLLEQLPGKKDLFIEADLMSPLDRIANVSILKQHEVDKLYKVENKPALSANEQLCFLVRPRIKNMRYIANLVNADKLAGRVRKYKVILTPQKFYACEMVLEEEGVYGDVSCDEWAFSLLPLDVDLLSMELPEFFRDYFLEGDQRWINTVAQALHLLSTLYGPFPNCYGIGRCAKMSYDLWRKLEEEEDSETKGRRPEIGHIFLLDRDMDFVTALCSQVVYEGLVDDTFRIKCGSVDFGPEVTSSDKSLKVLLNAEDKVFSEIRNEHFSNVFGFLSQKARNLQAQYDRRRGMDIKQMKNFVSQELKGLKQEHRLLSLHIGACESIMKKKTKQDFQELIKTEHALLEGFNIRESTSYIEEHIDRQVSPIESLRLMCLLSITENGLIPKDYRSLKTQYLQSYGPEHLLTFSNLRRAGLLTEQAPGDTLTAVENKVSKLVTDKAAGKITDAFSSLAKRSNFRAISKKLNLIPRVDGEYDLKVPRDMAYVFSGAYVPLSCRIIEQVLERRSWQGLDEVVRLLNCSEFAFTDMAKEDKASSESLRLILVVFLGGCTFSEISALRFLGREKGYRFIFLTTAITNSARLMEAMSEVKA; this comes from the exons ATGGCTTTCCCCCATCGACTGGACGCCCCTGAGCTGCCGGACTTCTCTATGCTCAAAAGGCTGGCTCGAGACCAGCTCATCTATCTACTGGAGCAG CTGCCTGGAAAAAAGGATTTGTTCATTGAGGCAGATCTCATGAGCCCTTTGGATCGAATTGCTAATGTCTCCATCCTGAAG CAACATGAAGTAGACAAGCTGTACAAGGTGGAGAACAAGCCGGCCCTCAGCGCCAATGAACA ATTGTGCTTCTTGGTCAGACCCCGCATCAAGAATATGCGCTACATTGCTA ATCTTGTCAATGCTGACAAACTGGCGGGCCGAGTTAGAAAATATAAAGTCATCTTAACTCCTCAGAAG ttttatGCATGTGAGATGGTGCTTGAGGAAGAGGGAGTCTATGGAG atGTGAGCTGTGATGAATGGGCCTTTTCTCTGCTGCCTCTTGATGTAGATCTGCTGAGCATGGAACTGCCGGAATTCTTCAGGGATTACTTCCTG GAAGGGGATCAGCGTTGGATCAACACTGTGGCTCAGGCCCTGCACCTTCTCAGCACTCTCTATGGACCCTTTCCTAACTGCTACGGCATTGGCAGATGTGCCAAG ATGTCATATGATCTctggaggaagctggaggaggaggaggacagtgaAACGAAAGGTCGAAGACCAGAGATCGGACACATCTTTCTCCTAGACAGAG ACATGGACTTTGTGACAGCACTTTGCTCCCAAGTGGTTTACGAGGGCTTGGTAGATGACACTTTCCGAATCAAGTGTG GGAGTGTCGACTTTGGCCCAGAAGTCACATCCTCCGACAAGAGCCTGAAAGTGCTACTCAACGCTGAGGACAAG GTGTTCAGTGAGATCCGTAACGAGCACTTCTCCAATGTCTTCGGCTTCTTGAGCCAGAAGGCCCGGAACTTGCAGGCTCAGTATGAT CGCCGGAGAGGCATGGACATAAAGCAGATGAAGAACTTCGTGTCCCAAGAGCTCAAGGGACTAAAACAGGAGCATCGCCTGCTGAGTCTGC ATATCGGGGCCTGTGAATCAATCATGAAGAAGAAAACTAAGCAGGACTTCCAGGAGCTCATTAAGACTGAGCATG CACTGCTGGAGGGCTTCAACATCCGAGAGAGCACCAGCTACATTGAGGAGCACATAGACCGGCAG GTGTCGCCTATAGAGAGCCTTCGCCTCATGTGCCTTTTGTCCATCACTGAGAACG GCTTGATCCCCAAGGATTACAGGTCCCTGAAAACACAGTATCTGCAG AGCTATGGCCCTGAGCACCTCCTAACCTTCTCCAATCTGCGTCGAGCTGGGCTTCTAACAGAGCAGGCGCCGGGGGACACCCTGACAGCAGTAGAGAATAAAGTGAGCAAGCTAGTGACTGACAAGGCTGCAG GAAAGATCACTGACGCCTTCAGTTCTCTGGCCAAGAGGAGCAATTTTCGTGCCATTAGCAAAAAGCTGAATTTG ATCCCACGTGTAGATGGGGAGTATGACCTGAAAGTGCCCCGAGACATGGCTTATGTCTTCAGTGGTGCCTATGTGCCTCTGAGCTGCCGAATCATTGAGCAG GTGCTGGAGCGGCGGAGCTGGCAGGGCCTTGATGAAGTGGTGCGGTTGCTGAACTGCAGTGAATTCGCATTCACAG acatggctaAAGAAGACAAGGCTTCCAGTGAGTCTTTGCGCCTCATCTTGGTCGTGTTCTTGGGGGGCTGCACATTCTCAGAGATATCAGCCCTGCGGTTCCTGGGCAGAGAAAAAG GGTACAGATTCATCTTTCTGACAACAGCCATTACAAACAGTGCTCGCCTCATGGAAGCCATGAGTGAGGTGAAAGCCTGA
- the Vps33b gene encoding vacuolar protein sorting-associated protein 33B isoform X2 produces the protein MNNCASWSDPASRICATLLMPMACWAALLLSIDLVNADKLAGRVRKYKVILTPQKFYACEMVLEEEGVYGDVSCDEWAFSLLPLDVDLLSMELPEFFRDYFLEGDQRWINTVAQALHLLSTLYGPFPNCYGIGRCAKMSYDLWRKLEEEEDSETKGRRPEIGHIFLLDRDMDFVTALCSQVVYEGLVDDTFRIKCGSVDFGPEVTSSDKSLKVLLNAEDKVFSEIRNEHFSNVFGFLSQKARNLQAQYDRRRGMDIKQMKNFVSQELKGLKQEHRLLSLHIGACESIMKKKTKQDFQELIKTEHALLEGFNIRESTSYIEEHIDRQVSPIESLRLMCLLSITENGLIPKDYRSLKTQYLQSYGPEHLLTFSNLRRAGLLTEQAPGDTLTAVENKVSKLVTDKAAGKITDAFSSLAKRSNFRAISKKLNLIPRVDGEYDLKVPRDMAYVFSGAYVPLSCRIIEQVLERRSWQGLDEVVRLLNCSEFAFTDMAKEDKASSESLRLILVVFLGGCTFSEISALRFLGREKGYRFIFLTTAITNSARLMEAMSEVKA, from the exons ATGAACA ATTGTGCTTCTTGGTCAGACCCCGCATCAAGAATATGCGCTACATTGCTA ATGCCCATGGCTTGCTGGGCGGCACTCCTTCTCTCTATAGATCTTGTCAATGCTGACAAACTGGCGGGCCGAGTTAGAAAATATAAAGTCATCTTAACTCCTCAGAAG ttttatGCATGTGAGATGGTGCTTGAGGAAGAGGGAGTCTATGGAG atGTGAGCTGTGATGAATGGGCCTTTTCTCTGCTGCCTCTTGATGTAGATCTGCTGAGCATGGAACTGCCGGAATTCTTCAGGGATTACTTCCTG GAAGGGGATCAGCGTTGGATCAACACTGTGGCTCAGGCCCTGCACCTTCTCAGCACTCTCTATGGACCCTTTCCTAACTGCTACGGCATTGGCAGATGTGCCAAG ATGTCATATGATCTctggaggaagctggaggaggaggaggacagtgaAACGAAAGGTCGAAGACCAGAGATCGGACACATCTTTCTCCTAGACAGAG ACATGGACTTTGTGACAGCACTTTGCTCCCAAGTGGTTTACGAGGGCTTGGTAGATGACACTTTCCGAATCAAGTGTG GGAGTGTCGACTTTGGCCCAGAAGTCACATCCTCCGACAAGAGCCTGAAAGTGCTACTCAACGCTGAGGACAAG GTGTTCAGTGAGATCCGTAACGAGCACTTCTCCAATGTCTTCGGCTTCTTGAGCCAGAAGGCCCGGAACTTGCAGGCTCAGTATGAT CGCCGGAGAGGCATGGACATAAAGCAGATGAAGAACTTCGTGTCCCAAGAGCTCAAGGGACTAAAACAGGAGCATCGCCTGCTGAGTCTGC ATATCGGGGCCTGTGAATCAATCATGAAGAAGAAAACTAAGCAGGACTTCCAGGAGCTCATTAAGACTGAGCATG CACTGCTGGAGGGCTTCAACATCCGAGAGAGCACCAGCTACATTGAGGAGCACATAGACCGGCAG GTGTCGCCTATAGAGAGCCTTCGCCTCATGTGCCTTTTGTCCATCACTGAGAACG GCTTGATCCCCAAGGATTACAGGTCCCTGAAAACACAGTATCTGCAG AGCTATGGCCCTGAGCACCTCCTAACCTTCTCCAATCTGCGTCGAGCTGGGCTTCTAACAGAGCAGGCGCCGGGGGACACCCTGACAGCAGTAGAGAATAAAGTGAGCAAGCTAGTGACTGACAAGGCTGCAG GAAAGATCACTGACGCCTTCAGTTCTCTGGCCAAGAGGAGCAATTTTCGTGCCATTAGCAAAAAGCTGAATTTG ATCCCACGTGTAGATGGGGAGTATGACCTGAAAGTGCCCCGAGACATGGCTTATGTCTTCAGTGGTGCCTATGTGCCTCTGAGCTGCCGAATCATTGAGCAG GTGCTGGAGCGGCGGAGCTGGCAGGGCCTTGATGAAGTGGTGCGGTTGCTGAACTGCAGTGAATTCGCATTCACAG acatggctaAAGAAGACAAGGCTTCCAGTGAGTCTTTGCGCCTCATCTTGGTCGTGTTCTTGGGGGGCTGCACATTCTCAGAGATATCAGCCCTGCGGTTCCTGGGCAGAGAAAAAG GGTACAGATTCATCTTTCTGACAACAGCCATTACAAACAGTGCTCGCCTCATGGAAGCCATGAGTGAGGTGAAAGCCTGA